The sequence TCGCCGTACGCCGATGCGAAAGGAATTTTTCCCGCAAGACAAAATCCTGCGGCAACTCCCATCATATCTTGTTCTGCAACGCCAACGGAAAAAAATCTATCGGGATACGCTTTTTTGAATAAATCTGTTCGCACGGAACCGGTTACATCGCCGCCGAGAACAACGATGTTCGGATTTTCTTTTCCGAGTTCTACCAACGCTTCGCCGAAACCGAGTCGCGTGGATTTTAATTCTTTGCTTTGTAGTTTTGCCATCGAGATAATGTTAGATTTTAGAATTCAGATTTTAGATTGCTGTATGAAGAACTGATTACGATTTAATTCCAACCATTTCTTTCTCCCAGTCGAACATAATAAAATCTCCATACTTTGTAGGAGGAAGTTCGCTTAATGCTTGTTTGCCTTGTTCATCATTTGGAGGAACACCGTGCCA is a genomic window of Ignavibacteria bacterium containing:
- a CDS encoding transketolase family protein, with the translated sequence MAKLQSKELKSTRLGFGEALVELGKENPNIVVLGGDVTGSVRTDLFKKAYPDRFFSVGVAEQDMMGVAAGFCLAGKIPFASAYG